In Ascaphus truei isolate aAscTru1 chromosome 7, aAscTru1.hap1, whole genome shotgun sequence, one genomic interval encodes:
- the LOC142499956 gene encoding olfactory receptor 5V1-like, translating into MEGGNQTSVTEFILLGLTSIPHLKMFLFIIFLIFFLFNLLGNICILTVVIIDLHLHIPMYFFLGNLSFLDIFYSSAIVPKMLAGLLIEDNRISFQSCISQMYFYHFLGCTDALILTAMSYDRYVAICNPLRYNVLMTKSVCIHLASSCWVTGFVYSLIHPILASKLPFCKLNQINQIYCEVKPLLKLACADTYINKSLVTIIIGFLAVSNFSFIFITYVFICTHLLNIRSSQGRRKAFSACTSHLTVVILYYGSGFSAYLGPAREDSQKQNKLAAVLVTVITPALNPLIYSLRNKQVKDALKKLFLGKQVLQRITDQEP; encoded by the coding sequence ATGGAAGGAGGAAATCAGACATCGGTTACAGAATTCATTCTCCTAGGACTTACTAGCATCCCTCATTTAAAGATGTTCCTCTTTATCATATTTTTGATATTCTTTCTGTTCAATTTGTTGGGGAATATCTGCATCTTAACAGTGGTTATTATTGACCTGCACCTTCACATCCCAATGTATTTCTTTTTGGGTAATCTCTCTTTTTTGGACATTTTCTACTCATCCGCCATAGTCCCCAAGATGCTGGCTGGTTTATTGATTGAAGACAACAGAATATCATTTCAGAGCTGCATTTCCCAAATGTACTTCTATCATTTCTTGGGATGCACAGATGCTCTGATTCTCACTGCCATGTCTTATGATAGGTACGTTGCTATCTGCAATCCACTGCGTTATAATGTCCTCATGACAAAGAGCGTTTGCATCCATTTGGCTTCTAGCTGCTGGGTCACTGGCTTTGTCTACTCATTAATACACCCTATATTAGCATCCAAGTTGCCTTTCTGCAAGCTTAACCAGATCAACCAAATCTACTGTGAAGTTAAACCACTTCTAAAACTTGCCTGTGCTGATACCTACATCAATAAAAGCCTGGTAACCATTATCATTGGGTTTTTAGCTGTAAGCAACTTTTCGTTTATTTTCATCACCTACGTCTTCATCTGCACCCACCTCCTGAACATCCGCTCCTCCCAAGGCAGACGCAAAGCTTTTTCCGCCTGCACTTCACACCTAACGGTTGTGATTCTGTACTATGGGTCCGGCTTCTCTGCCTACTTGGGACCAGCAAGAGAAGATTCACAAAAGCAGAACAAACTGGCGGCTGTACTGGTAACAGTCATTACCCCAGCCTTAAATCCTCTTATTTACTCACTGAGAAACAAACAGGTGAAAGACGCTCTGAAAAAATTATTCTTGGGAAAACAGGTTTTACAAAGGATAACCGATCAAGAACCTTGA